A single genomic interval of Polynucleobacter necessarius harbors:
- a CDS encoding AMP-binding enzyme encodes MSENKIIKKVAILGAGVMGAQLAAQCINVGLPVSGVPDEDSGEAVKAFIVKWDSSLTEEMILAYCKENITNYKRPKHIVFRNDLPKTNVGKILRRELRDL; translated from the coding sequence ATGAGTGAAAACAAGATCATTAAAAAAGTAGCCATTCTCGGCGCCGGTGTCATGGGCGCGCAACTTGCCGCTCAATGCATTAATGTTGGCTTACCTGTCAGCGGCGTGCCTGATGAAGATTCTGGCGAGGCAGTCAAGGCATTCATTGTTAAATGGGATTCATCTTTAACAGAGGAGATGATATTGGCCTACTGCAAAGAAAATATCACCAATTACAAGCGCCCTAAACATATTGTGTTCCGCAACGATTTGCCTAAGACTAATGTTGGAAAAATCTTAAGACGCGAGTTAAGGGATTTATGA
- a CDS encoding lysophospholipid acyltransferase family protein produces MGDFFYPATFPKELCFVLKRELLYVPFFGWALASLRMIHINRGDREKAREAVAAQGKQVLKEGRWMAIFPEGTRTSRLL; encoded by the coding sequence ATGGGAGACTTTTTTTACCCGGCTACTTTTCCAAAAGAGCTTTGTTTTGTATTGAAACGAGAGCTTCTGTATGTTCCTTTTTTCGGCTGGGCGTTAGCTTCCTTGCGCATGATTCATATCAACCGCGGTGATCGCGAAAAAGCAAGAGAGGCAGTCGCTGCGCAAGGCAAGCAGGTGCTTAAAGAGGGTAGATGGATGGCTATTTTTCCAGAGGGGACTCGAACCTCGCGGCTCCTTTAA
- a CDS encoding DUF4442 domain-containing protein — protein sequence MNLWPPFVVAGFTVQKIAKDFRHAKVRLKHGMLDRNILGVHFGGSLFAMTDPFFMMMVSQNIGKSYIVWDQAAKIEFLKPGKGAVHATFEITQEKINDIINTAESGDKVLKDFVVDVKDREEDVGARITKPLYIRKKIQKS from the coding sequence ATGAACCTATGGCCTCCGTTTGTAGTGGCGGGCTTTACCGTTCAAAAAATCGCCAAGGACTTTCGTCATGCAAAGGTGCGCCTGAAGCATGGCATGTTAGATCGCAATATCCTTGGCGTTCATTTTGGAGGCAGTCTCTTTGCGATGACTGATCCCTTCTTTATGATGATGGTGTCTCAAAATATCGGTAAGAGCTATATCGTTTGGGATCAAGCGGCTAAGATTGAATTTCTTAAACCAGGTAAAGGGGCTGTTCATGCCACTTTTGAAATCACCCAAGAGAAAATTAATGACATCATCAACACCGCAGAATCAGGCGATAAGGTTTTAAAAGACTTTGTGGTCGACGTAAAAGACCGCGAAGAAGATGTGGGCGCCCGTATTACGAAGCCTCTTTACATCCGCAAGAAGATTCAGAAAAGCTAA
- a CDS encoding transporter, with translation MDEFKSYQQDLMIGASLAASIPWGKYNSEQRLNVGANRSLIQPGIGASQAIGPWRLELAGMATVYKSNTSFMGSNTLSQNPMYSTESHGIYYFENMAWISADATYYMGVQSYVNGLPINDSQENWRFGSTLSYPINKHNSIRLTGSKGVYSRTNNSYDAISVAWQYRWGGGI, from the coding sequence TTGGATGAATTCAAAAGCTATCAACAGGATTTAATGATTGGGGCTAGTCTGGCAGCATCCATCCCCTGGGGTAAGTACAACAGCGAACAAAGGTTGAACGTAGGGGCAAATCGCTCTTTAATTCAGCCCGGCATCGGCGCATCTCAAGCAATAGGCCCATGGCGTTTAGAGTTGGCTGGTATGGCCACCGTTTACAAAAGCAATACGAGTTTTATGGGCAGCAATACACTCTCTCAAAATCCGATGTACTCAACTGAATCCCACGGGATTTATTACTTTGAGAATATGGCTTGGATTTCAGCGGATGCGACTTACTATATGGGCGTCCAATCCTATGTAAATGGCCTACCGATTAATGATTCCCAAGAAAACTGGCGTTTTGGCAGCACCCTGTCGTACCCAATCAACAAACACAATTCAATACGGCTCACCGGTAGCAAAGGTGTCTATTCCAGAACCAACAATAGCTATGATGCTATTAGCGTTGCCTGGCAGTATCGCTGGGGCGGCGGCATATAG